Proteins encoded within one genomic window of Halorussus salilacus:
- a CDS encoding SPFH domain-containing protein — protein MLIPLQATGGFTIVALLFLALVVITVWQSVEIVDATEKRALTVFGEYRKLLEPGINFVPPFVSATHKFDMRTQTLDVPRQEAITRDNSPVTADAVVYIKVMDAKKAYLEVEDYKRAVSNLAQTTLRAVLGDMELDDTLNKRQQINAKIRKELDEPTDEWGIRVESVEVREVNPSKDVQQAMEQQTSAERKRRAMILEAQGERRSAIEKAEGDKQSNIIRAQGEKQSQILEAQGDAVSTVLRAKSAESMGERAVIEKGMETLESIGQGESTTFVLPQELSSLVGRYGKHLTGSDVKEDGEQLDSLDFDAETRELLGLDDIEEILGQIDKEAEMDVEAMEQEAQAIKEGEDPADIKSPDEVIEEMDEEAPDMDEVEAEMDAELEK, from the coding sequence ATGCTGATTCCACTACAGGCCACCGGTGGCTTCACCATCGTCGCCCTGCTGTTCCTCGCACTCGTGGTCATCACGGTGTGGCAGTCGGTCGAGATCGTGGACGCGACCGAGAAGCGAGCACTGACCGTGTTCGGTGAGTACCGAAAGCTCCTCGAACCCGGTATCAACTTCGTGCCGCCGTTCGTGAGCGCGACCCACAAATTCGACATGCGGACCCAGACGCTCGACGTGCCCCGACAGGAGGCCATCACCCGGGACAACTCGCCCGTGACCGCCGACGCCGTGGTCTACATCAAGGTGATGGACGCCAAGAAGGCGTATCTGGAGGTCGAGGACTACAAGCGCGCGGTGTCGAACCTCGCCCAGACCACCCTGCGCGCGGTGCTGGGCGACATGGAACTCGACGACACCCTCAACAAGCGCCAGCAGATCAACGCCAAGATTCGCAAGGAACTCGACGAACCCACCGACGAGTGGGGCATCCGGGTCGAGAGCGTCGAGGTCCGGGAGGTCAACCCCAGCAAGGACGTCCAGCAGGCCATGGAGCAACAGACCTCCGCCGAGCGCAAGCGCCGCGCCATGATTCTGGAGGCCCAAGGTGAGCGCCGCAGCGCCATCGAGAAGGCCGAAGGTGACAAGCAGTCGAACATCATCCGCGCACAGGGTGAGAAGCAGAGCCAGATTCTGGAAGCGCAGGGTGACGCGGTCTCGACCGTCCTGCGCGCCAAGTCGGCCGAGTCGATGGGCGAGCGCGCGGTCATCGAGAAGGGCATGGAGACCCTCGAATCCATCGGTCAGGGCGAGTCGACGACGTTCGTCCTGCCCCAGGAGCTGTCGTCGCTGGTCGGCCGGTACGGCAAGCACCTCACCGGTAGCGACGTGAAGGAGGACGGCGAGCAGCTCGACAGCCTCGACTTCGACGCCGAGACCCGCGAACTCCTCGGCCTCGACGACATCGAGGAGATTCTCGGCCAGATAGACAAGGAGGCCGAGATGGACGTGGAAGCGATGGAGCAGGAAGCCCAGGCCATCAAGGAGGGCGAAGACCCCGCCGACATAAAGAGCCCCGACGAGGTCATCGAGGAGATGGACGAGGAGGCTCCCGACATGGACGAAGTCGAAGCCGAGATGGACGCCGAACTCGAAAAGTAA
- a CDS encoding NfeD family protein: MAPLLDSLPMLLFVAGVALAIAEALIPGAHFIVLGVALILAGLVGLLVPPLAGPLVLGALVLGFGGIALYAYREFDLYGGKGVARTKDSDSLKGQTGRVTERVTPRDGQIKLHEGGFNPFYAARSMDGEIPEGTEVMVVDPGGGNVVTVEPLDAIEDPIDRELRRAEEARERERETDTEEA; encoded by the coding sequence ATGGCACCGCTGTTGGACTCGCTCCCGATGTTGTTGTTCGTCGCTGGCGTCGCGCTGGCGATTGCCGAGGCGCTGATACCGGGCGCGCACTTCATCGTCCTCGGGGTCGCGCTCATCCTCGCGGGGCTGGTGGGTCTGCTGGTCCCGCCGCTCGCCGGACCGCTCGTGCTGGGCGCGCTGGTGCTGGGCTTCGGCGGTATCGCGCTCTACGCCTACCGCGAATTCGACCTCTACGGCGGCAAGGGCGTCGCGCGAACCAAGGACTCCGACTCGCTCAAGGGCCAGACCGGCCGGGTGACCGAGCGCGTCACGCCCCGCGACGGCCAGATAAAGTTGCACGAGGGGGGATTCAACCCCTTCTACGCCGCACGGAGCATGGACGGCGAGATTCCCGAGGGCACCGAGGTGATGGTGGTCGACCCCGGCGGCGGCAACGTCGTCACGGTCGAACCCCTCGACGCCATCGAGGACCCCATCGACCGGGAACTCCGCCGGGCCGAGGAGGCCCGCGAGCGCGAACGCGAGACCGACACCGAAGAGGCGTGA
- a CDS encoding DUF7312 domain-containing protein, with translation MSDSDSEWTYDLDEVGEDAEDDPDPELYPGSPSAENAFFVALGVLTTLAVFVRLLFLAA, from the coding sequence ATGTCAGATTCCGATTCGGAGTGGACCTACGACCTCGACGAGGTGGGTGAGGACGCCGAGGACGACCCAGACCCCGAACTCTACCCCGGGTCGCCGTCGGCCGAGAACGCCTTCTTCGTCGCGCTGGGCGTGCTCACGACGCTCGCGGTGTTCGTCCGTCTCCTCTTTCTGGCGGCCTGA
- the pyk gene encoding pyruvate kinase gives MRNAKIVCTLGPASDSQRTIRELADAGMTVARLNASHGTREDRAALVDDVRAVDETTDDPLAVMLDLQGPEIRTAEVDEPIHLEDGSTVRFVEGDTATSEEVGLSHAIASAEPGDKVLLDDGRIETTVEEVEGETVVASVDSGGDLSSRKGVNVPGVELDLDVVTDKDRGDLELAAEKDVDFVAASFVRSAEDVYEVSEFLEDSGADVPVIAKIERRGAVENLDEIIEAAYGVMVARGDLGVECPLEDVPMIQKRIIRKCQRAGVPVITATEMLDSMVHARRPTRAEASDVANAVLDGTDAVMLSGETAIGDDPVRVVETMDRIVRQVESSGEYDESREQRVPPADDARTDALARSARFLARDIGASAIVAASESGYTALKVAKFRPQVPVVATTPNDEVRRKLALSWGVDPRYTPMSAGVDTIIEDAVQSALDAGVADSGDTVVVLSGMMSELEGTSSTNMLKVHVAAETIATGRSVVSGRVAAPVYRTEDGDLTDVPEGSILAVGPGFDGEFAGDPGTLVGIVDARPGMTGYPAMVARELDVPMISGAPLEPRIRDGDEVTLDAERGVVYEGDINYAHRP, from the coding sequence ATGAGAAACGCGAAGATCGTGTGTACGCTGGGTCCGGCCTCGGACTCCCAGCGTACCATCCGGGAACTCGCCGACGCCGGAATGACGGTGGCGCGGCTCAACGCGAGCCACGGCACCCGCGAGGACCGCGCCGCCCTCGTCGACGACGTCCGCGCGGTCGACGAGACCACCGACGACCCGCTCGCGGTCATGCTCGACCTGCAGGGGCCCGAAATTCGGACCGCGGAGGTCGACGAACCCATCCACCTCGAAGACGGCTCGACGGTGCGGTTCGTCGAGGGCGACACCGCCACCTCCGAGGAGGTCGGGCTGAGCCACGCCATCGCGAGCGCCGAACCCGGCGACAAGGTCCTGCTCGACGACGGCCGCATCGAGACGACCGTCGAGGAAGTCGAGGGCGAGACCGTGGTCGCCAGCGTCGACAGCGGCGGCGACCTGAGCTCTCGCAAGGGGGTCAACGTCCCCGGCGTGGAACTCGACCTCGACGTGGTCACCGATAAGGACCGGGGGGACCTCGAACTCGCCGCCGAGAAGGACGTGGACTTCGTGGCCGCGAGCTTCGTCCGGAGCGCCGAGGACGTCTACGAGGTCAGCGAGTTTCTGGAGGACAGCGGCGCCGACGTCCCCGTCATCGCGAAGATCGAGCGCCGGGGAGCGGTCGAGAACCTCGACGAGATCATCGAGGCCGCCTACGGCGTGATGGTCGCGCGCGGCGACCTCGGCGTCGAGTGCCCGCTCGAAGACGTGCCGATGATACAGAAGCGCATCATCCGGAAGTGCCAGCGCGCGGGCGTGCCGGTCATCACCGCGACCGAGATGCTCGACTCGATGGTCCACGCCCGCAGGCCCACCCGCGCGGAGGCCTCCGACGTTGCGAACGCCGTCCTCGACGGCACCGACGCCGTCATGCTGTCGGGCGAGACCGCCATCGGCGACGACCCCGTCCGGGTCGTCGAGACCATGGACCGAATCGTCCGGCAGGTCGAGTCGAGCGGGGAGTACGACGAGAGCCGCGAACAGCGCGTCCCCCCGGCCGACGACGCCCGGACCGACGCGCTGGCGCGGTCGGCCCGCTTTCTGGCGCGGGACATCGGCGCGTCGGCCATCGTGGCGGCCAGCGAGTCCGGATACACCGCGCTCAAAGTCGCGAAGTTCCGCCCGCAGGTCCCCGTGGTGGCGACCACGCCCAACGACGAGGTGCGCCGAAAGCTCGCGCTCTCGTGGGGCGTCGACCCCCGATACACGCCGATGTCGGCGGGCGTGGACACCATCATCGAGGACGCGGTCCAGTCGGCCCTCGACGCGGGCGTCGCCGACAGCGGCGACACCGTGGTCGTGCTCTCGGGGATGATGTCCGAACTGGAGGGGACGAGTTCGACCAACATGCTGAAGGTCCACGTCGCGGCCGAGACCATCGCGACCGGTCGGAGCGTGGTCAGCGGTCGGGTCGCCGCGCCCGTCTACCGTACCGAGGACGGCGACCTCACCGACGTTCCCGAGGGGTCGATACTCGCAGTCGGCCCCGGCTTCGACGGCGAGTTCGCGGGCGACCCCGGAACGCTGGTCGGCATCGTCGACGCCCGGCCGGGGATGACGGGCTACCCCGCGATGGTGGCCCGCGAACTCGACGTGCCGATGATCAGCGGCGCGCCGCTCGAACCCCGAATCCGCGACGGCGACGAGGTGACCCTCGACGCCGAGCGCGGGGTGGTCTACGAGGGCGACATCAACTACGCCCACCGCCCGTGA
- a CDS encoding GYD domain-containing protein, whose translation MATYASLLKVRKDFQNPQDMVSSWGDIRTDVEEFDVDLQHTYAILGEYDFLVIMEAPDRDGAYQAGVALERHGFDSQTMEILPTEELAQVVDDV comes from the coding sequence ATGGCGACGTACGCTTCGCTTTTGAAGGTTCGGAAGGACTTCCAGAACCCCCAGGACATGGTCTCCAGTTGGGGAGACATCCGGACGGACGTAGAGGAGTTCGACGTGGACCTCCAACACACCTACGCCATCCTCGGCGAGTACGACTTCCTCGTCATCATGGAGGCCCCCGACCGCGACGGGGCGTATCAGGCTGGCGTCGCGCTCGAACGCCACGGGTTCGACTCCCAGACGATGGAGATACTCCCGACCGAGGAGCTCGCGCAGGTCGTCGACGACGTGTAA
- the metG gene encoding methionine--tRNA ligase has translation MSHDDFPTDNPAVVTCGLPYANGELHIGHLRTYVSGDAYARALETLGQETAFVSGSDMHGTPVAVNAEKEGVSPEEFALKHHEKYAETFPQFNVEFDNYGHTHDETNTELTQEFVRSWIDGEYVFEKEIQVAWDPQADQPLPDRYVEGTCPYCGAKARGDECDEGCQRHLEPGEIEDPRSTLTGNPAEYRTREHEFLRLADFQEYLKGFIERLEGTSNARNQPREWIEGELQDLCITRDMDWGIDYPGEGEEDLVLYVWVDAPIEYVASTKQYTERVGADEYDWETVWKAGAPEAGAPDEADPDAWAQSETGEIVHVIGRDIIQHHTVFWPSMLRGAGYNEPRAVMASGFVNLDGAAFSTSRNRAVWADDYLDEGFAPDLVRYYLTTTGGFQQDVDFSWEKFQERVNGELVGTLGNFAYRSLLFAARNYGGAPDAETSEEVAERIREATADFEDAINDYSLKAAGDAAVALAGFGNEYIQRNEPWNLTDDDPEAAAQVIYDCVQLAKAVAVLAAPILPEKAQTLWEQLGEDGSVHDAPLAAALESPPGAFDEPDELFEKIEDERVEELNEKLQERIDAAAESAADAEETEDESMTDETDIEPIADDRISFDDFQDLDLRVGRIESAEGIEGADDLARLEVDIGVETRQIVAGIKQLHDLDELPGEKVVIVANLEKAELFGVESNGMVLAAGEQADLLTTHGDSVPGTKVR, from the coding sequence ATGAGCCACGACGACTTCCCCACCGACAACCCGGCGGTGGTGACGTGCGGCCTGCCGTACGCCAACGGCGAGTTGCACATCGGCCACCTCCGGACGTACGTCAGCGGCGACGCCTACGCCCGCGCGCTGGAGACGCTCGGACAGGAGACCGCCTTCGTCTCGGGGTCGGACATGCACGGCACCCCCGTGGCGGTCAACGCCGAGAAGGAGGGCGTCTCGCCCGAGGAGTTCGCCCTGAAACACCACGAGAAGTACGCCGAGACGTTCCCGCAGTTCAACGTCGAGTTCGACAACTACGGCCACACCCACGACGAGACCAACACCGAGTTGACCCAGGAGTTCGTCCGGTCGTGGATCGACGGCGAGTACGTCTTCGAGAAGGAGATTCAGGTCGCGTGGGACCCCCAGGCCGACCAGCCTCTGCCCGACCGCTACGTTGAGGGGACCTGCCCCTACTGCGGCGCGAAGGCCCGCGGCGACGAGTGCGACGAGGGGTGTCAGCGCCACCTCGAACCCGGCGAGATCGAGGACCCGCGCTCGACCCTGACGGGCAACCCCGCGGAGTACCGGACCCGCGAACACGAGTTCCTGCGGCTCGCCGACTTCCAGGAGTACCTCAAGGGGTTCATCGAGCGCCTCGAAGGGACCAGCAACGCCCGCAATCAGCCCCGCGAGTGGATAGAGGGCGAGCTACAGGACCTCTGTATCACCCGCGACATGGACTGGGGGATAGATTATCCGGGCGAAGGCGAGGAGGACCTCGTCCTCTACGTCTGGGTCGACGCGCCCATCGAGTACGTCGCCTCGACCAAGCAGTACACCGAGCGCGTCGGTGCGGATGAGTACGACTGGGAGACGGTCTGGAAGGCGGGCGCGCCCGAGGCCGGAGCGCCCGACGAGGCCGACCCCGACGCGTGGGCCCAGTCCGAGACGGGCGAAATCGTCCACGTCATCGGCCGGGACATCATCCAGCACCACACCGTCTTCTGGCCGTCGATGCTCCGCGGGGCGGGCTACAACGAGCCCCGCGCGGTCATGGCCAGCGGCTTCGTCAACCTCGACGGGGCGGCGTTCTCGACCAGCCGTAACCGCGCGGTGTGGGCCGACGACTACCTCGACGAGGGCTTCGCCCCCGACCTCGTGCGCTACTACCTCACCACCACCGGCGGGTTCCAGCAGGACGTGGACTTCTCGTGGGAGAAGTTCCAGGAGCGCGTCAACGGCGAGCTGGTCGGCACGCTCGGCAACTTCGCCTACCGGAGCCTGCTGTTCGCTGCCCGGAACTACGGCGGCGCGCCCGACGCCGAAACGTCCGAGGAGGTGGCCGAGCGCATCCGCGAGGCCACCGCCGACTTCGAGGACGCCATCAACGACTACTCGCTCAAGGCGGCGGGCGACGCCGCGGTCGCGCTGGCGGGCTTCGGCAACGAGTACATCCAGCGCAACGAGCCGTGGAACCTCACCGACGACGACCCCGAGGCCGCCGCGCAGGTCATCTACGACTGCGTCCAGCTCGCGAAGGCGGTCGCGGTCCTCGCCGCGCCCATCCTCCCCGAGAAGGCCCAGACCCTCTGGGAGCAGCTCGGCGAGGACGGGTCGGTCCACGACGCGCCGCTCGCGGCCGCGCTCGAATCGCCGCCCGGCGCGTTCGACGAACCCGACGAACTGTTCGAGAAGATCGAGGACGAGCGCGTCGAGGAACTCAACGAGAAGCTTCAGGAACGCATCGACGCGGCGGCCGAGAGCGCCGCCGACGCCGAGGAAACCGAAGACGAATCCATGACCGACGAAACCGACATCGAACCCATCGCCGACGACCGCATCAGCTTCGACGACTTCCAGGACCTCGACCTCCGGGTCGGGCGCATCGAATCGGCCGAGGGCATCGAGGGTGCCGACGACCTCGCGCGCCTCGAAGTCGACATCGGCGTCGAGACCCGCCAGATCGTCGCGGGCATCAAACAGCTCCACGACCTCGACGAGCTACCGGGCGAGAAGGTCGTCATCGTGGCGAACCTGGAGAAGGCCGAACTGTTCGGCGTCGAGAGCAACGGGATGGTGCTGGCCGCGGGCGAGCAGGCCGACCTCCTCACCACGCACGGCGACAGCGTTCCGGGCACGAAGGTGCGGTAG